A stretch of the Corylus avellana chromosome ca6, CavTom2PMs-1.0 genome encodes the following:
- the LOC132185531 gene encoding uncharacterized protein LOC132185531: MLDLRNCKQLREVPELPRNIEIVDLGGCTSLERLPFNNIYDLPKLSRIDFFYCPEQIGNAVHNHLFSEGHPKFSGFTHFRCNYPGNRIPDCFSYYKEVSNTNLCEIDTGPLHFDSKITIFAFSAVIGRRDDGKDQSTFCIRLEVSNNANDE; this comes from the exons ATGCTTGACTTGAGAAATTGCAAGCAACTTCGAGAAGTTCCAGAGCTTCCACGAAATATAGAAATTGTAGATTTGGGTGGATGCACGTCATTGGAAAGACTTccatttaataatatatacgACTTACCAAAGCTATCGCGGATTGACTTCTTCTATTGCCCTGAACAAATAGGGAATGCTGTACACAATCATTTATTCAGTGag GGACATCCTAAGTTCAGTGGATTCACTCACTTTAGGTGTAACTATCCGGGAAATAGGATTCCAGATTGCTTCAGCTATTATAAAGAGGTTTCAAATACTAATTTGTGTGAAATAGATACCGGGCCTCTACATTTTGATTCAAAGATTACAATATTTGCTTTCTCTGCTGTTATTGGACGGAGGGATGATGGAAAGGATCAATCTACTTTTTGTATTCGTTTGGAAGTCTCCAATAATG CTAACGACGAATAA